CTGTGGAGAGGTGGAGGACGGAGACCCCCTGATGACGTCTGCTTCAGAACAAGACTCATGTTAGTCTTCATATCACCTCATATAGAGAGATATTCCATCAGTTTTCTGCTTTGTGTGTGGAGCAGTGTTTAGACTGACATTAGAAAAGAGGTGAGTGTCTGACCGTTGTTCCTGTCACCACGTTGTCTCCGTCCTGCCCTGCGTTTCCTCTTCTTGCTCAGCTTGATGAGATACTTCTGAACTGAACTGTCCAGAACTCCCTGAGACTAGTCaagaaagacaaataaatatGACGATTAAAACATGATATTTCGCACAAAATATGGAAACGACACACGTTGTTTTGAAGCTCTCACAAACCTTAATATCAGACAAGGtcatgtgtgtgactgtagGCTGTGCAGGCGGGAAAAACTTCACTGTGTCATAAATGTTTTTGGTCCTGGGGGCTGTTTGGAGGAATGAAGACAGGAACACACCAATGATTTAATTCTGAGGAATCAATTAACACAGTTTTAATAACACTGAGGAATACAGAGATATCAGGAGCTCAGGAACCAGTATTTGAGCTTTtaatctctgtctttctctcattcAATTCAAAATCTTGAAGCAAACTGATTTCTTAGACAGACTGGAACAAGGGCCACATATGCTGAATTTTCTGAAGACCAAATGACCAAACTAAAGAATCCTCTCACTGCAGCTATGATTGTGATTTATACACTGGAACCTGGCCTGAACTCGCCACCGAgtcaccaggagaaaatgtcgacattgtaagtttctgcagACCGTGCACTACATTTGTCGTTTCGTACgtatcagcatttctaaaatGAAGGACAGTGGACGAAGATGGATTTTAGAGTTAAGTTACCTCTTAAAGAaacagttcagcattttgggaaacacttATTTGTATTCTTTTTCCAAGTACGTGAAGAAGATCGATACAAGGTGATTAGCCTAGATTAGCATTAGCACTGAAGCAAAGGGAAACATTACAAAATGGACAAATATGCCTACAAACACCTGTAAAGCTCAGTAATTAGCATGTTTAATCACACACAGAATGTGCTGTTACTGTTTCTTGGCGAACAACAGCAAGGCCCCTGCAAGTCTTCTTATCTGAATCAGTAAAGCCAGTCGACGGAGGAAAATTTCggtattgtacgtttctgcaaaccacagatacattacatttacacatttcatacgtatcatatcaacatttctgaagTGAAGGATGACACTTGCCAAGCTGCAGGCCATTTGTTGAGGCCAACAAACGAGAAAAATGCATTTCCGGCTGCCTTTTAGCTACCAAAGACGGGTGTTTTTTAGCCACCATTGCTGTGTCTCTactggggatagtgccacaagaagtggttgttttttaccaagacatcgctgtgtATCCAGCCGGGATAAtgccacaacaaaaaaaatgtttaagcCCAAGCATGAACTTTTtcgaaccataaccaagtggtttttgtgcctaaaccataTTAATCAATGTACCGTTtaaatgtatctgctacataatgaAATACAAACGTAACATATGCGTTTGCATAATcttacaatgccaacaatttTTCTGGGGATTAGGTTCGTAGGAAAGCGAATGGTAAACAACACAGCTGATATCAGTGAGATCAAACACATGCTGGATCTTTCCCTGAAAACCCCTCATGCACGTTACAGAAATCTGAGTCCAGTGTGGAAATGGCAGACTCAGCCACTGACAATGAAACTGACTactaggctatatatatatatatatattatcattattattattaaacaacacacaaaaacatctgtaatctgtaaagcCCAGCtgttaaaatcacacacacaaacaccccccccccccttctgtTAAACTCACTCATTGGAATGGTTTCACTGGTTTCACTCTGCAGCACTGGACTGGGCGCTCTGTTCAGATCCAGTTGCTCATATATTTGGCTCTCCTCTGTGATCATATCTGAACAATCGATAATCTCATAAACAGATTCCTCCTTTGAGACAGAGGAGTTTCCTTCAAACTCATCCAGAGTGAACTGGAGGTCAGCACTGGGCTCTTCTGTGGCAGGGGGGTCAGGTGTGGAGCTCTGGTCTCTGTTCAGGAACTGGAACCTCTCATCACCtgtcagcagctcctccaccaGCTTCACTGGACTGCCCACTCTGAAGGAGGCGAAAGGACTGCGTAAAAtgtgagagggaaaaaaggagTAAATATCAATATAAACGCACTTACatgtttgtattgtttgttgGCAGCTGATAGATTCAACTTGAGGCACACCAAGAAAAATTTTACATGCTTAATATGAATGTTTTTAATCCTGACAggtaaaaatcaaacaaaaagagTATCACATTTCCCCCCAAATGTGCCCAACCCACACCCTGCATCCCTCACTGTCATTTGGCATCTTTTCCTGTGATATTTTGCAGGTAAAGtaagtagtttgacatttttgagaaTAACTCCTCCACCATTCGTCTGAGGATTACATTACAAGATCTATACCATACTCATATCAGTCCATTAACTATGAAGCTACCTCCAAcagtcagttagcttagcttagcttagcttagcttagcacaaagactggaaacagggggaaacagctagcctggctctgtctacaTTTAACACCAgcatctctaaagctcactaatcaACATGTTTCTTATTTGTTTAATCCGTACAAAAGCTGAAGAGTAAAATTGACAGTCAGGCTCACTATTTTCCTCTGTATacagtgtttatgctaagctaagctaaggtAAGCTAACTGACGGCTGGCTGTAGCCTCATATTTATCCTACAGACATGGGAGTGATATCAATCTTCcagtgataaaataaaagtacatataCTTAAGTGCTATGCTGGAGCTCAAATTCAAGGTACTGGTACTTTTCTATTATTGTCTTTTCATGCCATTTTctactttccacatttccacttttcatatttttgtcacTGCACTATGACAATCTGGACGGCTGTCATTCATAGTTACGTCACACATTAAGATTTGACATAAgattatatataaatacaattttCTGCTTAACTGAAAATGATAGAAAATATGATTGAGTATCTTGAGGGTATATACGCAGACCTACATGTAGAAAAATAACATCTTGATttataacagatttttttttcttttcctttatttCTCATGCAGATGTCTAATTTACATTTGTATATAAATTACAAGTAATGAAATGGACAGCTTTGCTCTTTACTGAATTGTGCTGACTGTACCAAAATACAGTTCAGTTGTTTCATTATGTGGGAACAAATTTTAGGTTTTGATGGATGAGTTTGGTTTTGATTGGCGTGTGACAAGTTCTGAGATGGTTTTTGCAAACAATGtgaggttttgttgttttcttttctgttaaGGGGTGTGTGTGATCTGcttgaaaaaaataactgtgAATGCAAAATGTGACAAAGCAATCGAGGAAGAAAGACAAAGTGAAAGAAAGTTTCCTCCTGCATTCCAGGGTCATATgactgtgcttgtgtgtgtgtgtgtgtgtgtgtgtgtgtgtgtgtgtgtgtgtgtgcatatttgaAAGTGAGATCATGATCAAGGGGAAAACCGGGGACTTCCCCAGCACCAgtacataaaaaaacagaggtggagagagcagacagggacagagaggagggaggaggagggaggaggaggaggaggaggaggaggctacAGTAGCATGGGGGAGAGAAAGAATAAAGAGgtaaagaggagaagaagacagggagggagagataaaGAACACAGGAGAAATGAAAGACGGCAGAGCAGTAGACCAAATAAGTAACTACTGATCTGACTAACTGAGAAAATGTTTCCTGATGACAGGTGGAACCTCGCCCACTTTCCTGTGAATTGTGATAGTCTGTGATAAGGCGGAAGTTAAAACAAGGAAACTCAATAATAAAGAATGATGCTTGAGAATTGCGTAGCCTACCTCTCAGGGGAATGCCATAATGTATTTTGCAGTTTAAATAATCAACATTAACAAGGAACAATGATTAAAAATCATACGTCATGTGCTTTTAACTCTGCTACATGTTTCCAGCTTGAGCAGGCAAATGTTGTATTCCAGTAATTTAATATTGCACCTACATAAAGTTGGGGCACGTGCAAGAGACAAACTTAACAGGTATagcaaatgtaattatttttgttaaaaatgactCAACTTGTACTAAATGTATGTACAGCTGTGAGTGACCTGAGTGTGTTCACCTGTAAGATGTTGCATGTCCTCTTTTAATCCTCCTCTCTATCAGGTCCACGtggctctgtgtctctgttggGGCTAAATGGTCCACAGCATCTTCATCCAGCCCTTCCTGCTCATCATTCATCCATCCTTCCTTCCCATGCCTCCTTTCATCCTTGATAATAAGGATGAGGGAGAAAAGAATTAAATACTACTAAAAAATTGTTTTCACAGCATCACAATTGGTTTGTGGGGGAAAGCGTCTTCAAAATAGGGTGATAAAAAGAATATTTCCGTTCTTAATTTCATCTTGTAAATCTGGATAAAGACTACTGAACACATGCCTTGTTTGGAAAAAGAATGCATTTGGAAAAGCATTCggatctccacatttaagactagacttaagactttacTTTTTGATTAAGCTTATAGtaagggctggctcaggcttgttttggaccagcccctagttaggctgacataggcctcgtctgctgggggacctcctataatacaccaagcaccttctctccttctctctttctccttagtttctgaaaagttggttatTCTCCATTTGCTAACATTTAAGTCCTATTTCTGCATAtcgctaactcggcttcttctccggagcctttgatctccactgtctcgcaggttaactcgTATCGCAGCTACACTTGGATCCTGGGTCATGGTTacgctgctgctgtggtcctgcctgatgcctcctactgctgctactactgttattattagtcatacttctgcTATTATCATACACACATGATTATTGAAGTATAGGGTCCACCTTtctcaaagttagaaattcacacacacaccgaacACTGCCAACGGGAGCAATttaggttcagtatcttgcctagCTGGAGGACCCTAGGGATCAAAcagctgatcttctgattagtggttGACCAGCTTCACCTCTTGAACCAAAGCCAGATATTGCAGAGAGATGTCCTTGTTacctaacaaaataaaagtgttaaaatgatagtaatgtgttttttagaaGTGTTAAGTGAAACTTACGAGTGTTAATTCAATGTCCTCCATTTCCATCTCTGTCGCTTTggttctttttctctcttctcttccctcTTTCAATCTACCAATCACCTTCTTGGCAAGATTTTTCACTTTCCCTCTGGTGTTGGtcttttggtttgtttgcttCGGTTCTCCATGCATAAGTGTCCCATCAACTTCCTGTGCGTCCTCTGAGCTCTTCAGTCCCAGCTCATACGGATTCAACTTTGTCCCTTCCACCTCTGTCCCTTCCCATCCAGATGGGAGTTTAGAAATCACATCAGAGTCTCGTCCCCACGTCCCAGATATCTGGatttctttgctgttttctgtccATTTGAGTGTCtccatgtttgtgtctgtcccTGTAGGGCTGATCTGAGTAGGAACCTCTTGTGGACCAGATTGGACCTGTCCATTTGCTTTGTTCTGGTGATTTCCTGGGTGCTGAGACTTACGATCAAGAGTTTGGTTCTCAGCTGTGACTACTGATCTTGGTCTGTCCTTACAAGGGGGCATGAGACAGAATTTGGGGACAGACCCCAATACTGTTTGTCCAAGTTGTGATGGTTTTTCTGTCATGGTTGGAGTGCTCAACTCGCCACCTCTGGAATCTCTGTGTACCTTACCTCTGTCCTCTCCGTCTCCTTCTTTTTCATCCCTTTCCTCCTTCACCAAGTCTCTCCACTCTTCATCCTCTTGcttccttctctccttttcctcttcTATGACAGACTTCATGGCACTGAAGAGATGTGGAGGTTTGATGGGTGGTTTTGGGGGACGTTTTTGAGGTGGTTTTGGTGGAGGCTGTAGTGGAATTATTGATTCTGGTTTTGCTGAAAGTGTAGACGTACAGTTTCTGTTGGTTGCTGCCATGTCAGGTTCTACATCTGGGGTAAGGTCTGAGCATCCCAAAGCTAGCAGGGATGAATTTTCTGTCATGGTTGGAAAGATCAGTCCAATATTTCTGACATCTTCTTCCGTTCCTATGTCTGTAAATACTACCAAGATCTGTCGCGGAGGCTTTCCCACATCCAAATGACATTCTTTTCCAGATGTTTGTTCATTCACCTCTGTCTTCTGACTTCTTTCAGTTAGATCTTGCTCTTGTCTGTTCCTCTGTTCTTTACTCCATTCTGCCTGTCCTCTCACTCTCCCCTCTCCTTCTTCTGTCTCAGCCCTCTTTAATGTATTGGGTCTTGGAGGTTTTATAGGTGATTTAGTAAGAGGTCTTAGAGGAAGCTGTGGTGGGTGTTTTGCTTCCACTTTTGGTAAAATTCCAGATGCAGTACAGTTGTGCATGTCAGGTACTTCCAACGGGGTAAGACCCCTGTGTGGACTGTTACCTTTGACTCCATCCAATACTGGAGATGTCTGGCATGCCAGTGAGTTCAaagttttattctttttctcaCATGCAGGTGACCTCTTGGGAAGTGGGGGAGGAGCTGACAACATGGATGGAGGACGAAGTGCTTTTCTGCTTTCCACTTCAGGGATGAGTGCAGAGGCAGAACCCTGTAGTCGCTCAGCAGTACGAATGACTAGACCTGGATCTGACAGGACAATGCATTTCACTGCTTGGTCCTTTTCAGACAGTTCTCCATTGTTGATTTGCCCTTCAGGTTGAGGGTTGATTTTTGGACTgtcactttcctttttttctttgtgataATCTGTTTCTTCCGAGTCTGATCTCAGTCGAGAATCATCATAGTTGAGCTCCATATTTACATAAATTCCATAACTGTCTAGAAGACTTGTTGAGTGAGTGGATGTGTCCATTGGTATTCTCAGtttgactggatgctgtgtcTGCAGGTGACTTTTCTAGAGtatcagagacagaaagaaggaCCATGACTCATTATCCATATAACACATCAGAACCAAAACCATCACATAATGTAGCACCAACGTTAATGAACTGGAAACTTTTTGATCTACAATTTATGTACTGTATGATACAGTCTTGTATGCTCAGTTAGGGGGTGCTATAATAATTGGATAAAGTGGAAAAAGCAATTACAGCAACAAGGTTACGACCATAAAGTAAGAAGGTGTTGTGGggcattttgcaacctgcacCCACCTTCCCAAGATGAAGAGAACTTGAGGCTATGGCTGAAGGTACTAAACCAAcacggtctcactcccaacttgtcaaatactgacctTTGGTAGTAGCTCattggcgtcagacacagatgcaCAGAGGCAACCTTCAGTGGAGTTATGAGCCGCTCCAGGTGGCAGCATTTGTTGAAGCTTCTGTGAAGTACCACGGTATAAGAGTGAGAATGTCTACATAGAGCGGGCAGGATAAACAgtggataggtcaaacaacCTCTGAGCTTTTACCAAAACTTTTACTCAGGAGCCTGCTGTTGGTGTCCCGTGTAGaaccaaaagtcaatcaagttattttattataatgtaatgtgctagtatgtgtagcatacacACTCACAGTAAGACTGCGTAATGGTAAAAAACACTTAGAGTAAAGctgttttactgtaaaacaaacTTACAGTAAGGCTGATTTACCGTAAAACATCATAACAGTTAAGGTACTGTAGACTGGTAATTACAGTAACTTGCTGGTTactgtaaaaatacaataaaatgtctAATAGTGCATGGATTTACAGCTAAGATTTCACTACTATAGCCAACAAGCAATTGAACacatagctagctagcttaccTGAATCTGACAGCCACCAGATGTGACTTAATGTAACTTTGTAGGCGACCCATTTCTCAGTTaggttgtttatttgttctagTCATAGACTTaacataaagatggacgacatgacagctcccaaaaagtgaagccaaaacattacgATCACCACTTGTTGTCTGGCTGCAATTTAGACCATAACCCG
The window above is part of the Epinephelus moara isolate mb chromosome 5, YSFRI_EMoa_1.0, whole genome shotgun sequence genome. Proteins encoded here:
- the LOC126390673 gene encoding uncharacterized protein LOC126390673, yielding MLPPGAAHNSTEGCLCASVSDANELLPKKSHLQTQHPVKLRIPMDTSTHSTSLLDSYGIYVNMELNYDDSRLRSDSEETDYHKEKKESDSPKINPQPEGQINNGELSEKDQAVKCIVLSDPGLVIRTAERLQGSASALIPEVESRKALRPPSMLSAPPPLPKRSPACEKKNKTLNSLACQTSPVLDGVKGNSPHRGLTPLEVPDMHNCTASGILPKVEAKHPPQLPLRPLTKSPIKPPRPNTLKRAETEEGEGRVRGQAEWSKEQRNRQEQDLTERSQKTEVNEQTSGKECHLDVGKPPRQILVVFTDIGTEEDVRNIGLIFPTMTENSSLLALGCSDLTPDVEPDMAATNRNCTSTLSAKPESIIPLQPPPKPPQKRPPKPPIKPPHLFSAMKSVIEEEKERRKQEDEEWRDLVKEERDEKEGDGEDRGKVHRDSRGGELSTPTMTEKPSQLGQTVLGSVPKFCLMPPCKDRPRSVVTAENQTLDRKSQHPGNHQNKANGQVQSGPQEVPTQISPTGTDTNMETLKWTENSKEIQISGTWGRDSDVISKLPSGWEGTEVEGTKLNPYELGLKSSEDAQEVDGTLMHGEPKQTNQKTNTRGKVKNLAKKVIGRLKEGREERKRTKATEMEMEDIELTLDERRHGKEGWMNDEQEGLDEDAVDHLAPTETQSHVDLIERRIKRGHATSYSPFASFRVGSPVKLVEELLTGDERFQFLNRDQSSTPDPPATEEPSADLQFTLDEFEGNSSVSKEESVYEIIDCSDMITEESQIYEQLDLNRAPSPVLQSETSETIPMTPRTKNIYDTVKFFPPAQPTVTHMTLSDIKSQGVLDSSVQKYLIKLSKKRKRRAGRRQRGDRNNDVIRGSPSSTSPQQIFPASVFYCVPAAGGEVEQQLSAVKRGGNSPRSLVKLKIPLKDKTIPRAAQPKEDRGK